The DNA segment AGCTTCAGTTGGTTTATGGATAACATTGCCTACGAAGTCTACGATAAATTCCCACCGCCACCGGAAAACAAGGCTTGGGGTGAAATTCATTTGAAGTCTGGGGGTAGCCTGTGCTGGGACACCTACGGGCAACCACCGGGTGGCGGCCCTATTGGAGTGAGTGGCTGTCATCACTTCGGTGGTAACCAGTTGTTTAGACTTAATGTACAGGGCCAAATGGCCATGGGGGAACGATGCATCGACTCTGGGAACGGTGACACACTACACGTCCAGTTCTGCGACATCCAACCGAACGGACCGTGGAGCTGGGATGAGAAAACTGGACTAATTATGAACAAGAATCGTAACAGTTGCGTGGAGTCTGGCCACGACAGCCGGCTTCACCTGAAAACTTGCAACGAACAGGTTGCCAATCAACAATGGATTATAAAAATGATTTGGTcgtggaaataattttttttttttttttaaaccagaaCCCCTCATCTTTGATCATATCATTTCATATATTACAACCACCAAACCTCTCTGGGTCATCATACATAAATGTTCGGAATGAAACAAATTTACAGAGGGTCCAGTCTTTAGACTGTCCTCAGCCACTTCTTTCGTATCCTGTGGTAtgttaaacaattattatttacgaatcatttgttatttcttttatttttattaattatttttgccgATTCATCATCTCCCAGTGTGTACACATAGGAAGAATAATTCTACACACCCAAAAAcaaaatagacagaaaaaagCAATGAATCTGGCttaaagccaagagaaataaatacaaatttcatCTTTGTGAagaattgtgaaaatattttaagtaaaaaaaatatcaaaacagaaAAACGTCGACCTCAACTAAGGCGCCAGACAAATCAAATCCTTGGATTCGATCCTTCGACCCAGTGGTCACGaagtaaacgtttttttttttcttctctctatttctttatgttatttattacaGCTGGATCAGTTTTCCCTGCTCTTCTTTCTCACGTCCCTCCATGACCTCCACcatacaataatatacacacacccctTCAACAACGTATACAAACAAACACTATCCAGTGTGTATACGTTGCATATCTGCGCATtgcaaaactacatatatatatatatatatatatatatatatatatatagagtggttgtataatgtcaacagaacgtgacagtcccataaaggggaattatatatatatatatatatatatatatatatatatgtaggtatatatgtatgtatatatatatatataatatatatatatatatatatatatatatatagtttgtttgtACTGCTGTTTCCAAtgtttatttttcgttttaaacATCtggtctttttttcctttctaatcACATTAGTCTCTAATCCGGTTCTCCTACAATTACTGCTTTTAGTCCGGCAACGaaaataactaaaacattttatgttagatatatatatatatatatatgtatatatatataggatatatagatatattgtatatatgttataatgattatgtttatatagtatataatatatatatatatatatatatatatatatatatatatcatataatatgatatatacatatatatatatatatatatatatacatatatatatatactatatatatatatatatatatatatatatatatatatacattatatatatatatatatatacatatacatatatatttatatatatatgtatataatctatattatatatatattatatatatacatatatatattatatatatatatattatatatatatacatattatatatacatataataatatatatatatatatatatatatatctatagtacatatatatatatatatatatatatatatacatatatataatatatataatactatatatatatactatacatactatatatattatatataatacaatatatatatatatatacatatatatatatatatacatatacatatatataacatatacatatatatatacatatacatatatatatatatatatatatacattatatatacatatatatatacatatacatatatatataaatatacatatatatatacatatatatatacatatacatattatatacatatatatatacatataatatatatatacatatacaatatatattacatatacatatatatatacatatatatatacatatacatatatatatacatataatatacaatacaataatatatataggaataaaaaaatgTAGTTAACgtaggtttaaacaagtattttttctttctaatatatttaaaaaattccactgatactattcaaaagaataaaaggtataaacaatgcaatcttctttcGAAgatgcattgtttataccttttattcttttgaataagtatcagttggaatttttgaaacatattagaaagaaaaaatacttgttaaaCCTGCGtataactccattttttattcctatatatatatatgtatatgtatatgtatatatatatgtatatatatatgtatatgtatatatatatgtatattatatatatagtatatatatatgtatatgtatataataatatatatatatatatatatatatgatatatatatatatatatagtatataatatataatatgtatatagatatatatataatattattatatatgtattatatatatgtatatatatatatataatataatatatatatatatatatatatatctatatatatgtatatatgtatatgtatatatgtatgtgtatatgtatatatgtatatgtatatatgtatatatatatatgtatatgatatatatgtagatatatatatgtattatggtatattgtataatatatcatttatatatatattatatatatatatatataatgtatatatatatatatatatatatatgtatatatattatatatgtattatatatatatatatcagtatatgtatatatatatatgatatgtatatatatatataatgtatatgtataataatatatatatatgtatacatatatctatatagatatgtatatatatatataatatatgctatatatatatatgtatatgtatatatgtatatattatatatatgatatattactataatatatatatgtatatgtatatatatatatgtatatatacaatatatatataatatatatatatatatatatgtatatatgtatatatatatgtatatatatgtatatatatgtatatatatatatatatatatatatgtatatatataatgtatatatatatatatgtatatatatatgtatatatatgtattataatataatatatataatatgtatatatatatatatatatatgtatatatatgtatatatatatattatatatgtgtaatatatatattatatatatatatatgtatatatatgtgtatatatatatatatattatatatatatatgtgtgtaatatgtgtattatatatattattatgtgtatatatgtgtatatatatatatatatatataatatatatgtatatatatgtgtatatatatatatatatgtatatatagtgtgtatatatacatatatatatataatatatatatgtatatatatgtgtatatatatatatatatgtgtatatatagtgttatatatagatagatatatatatatgtatatagtgtatatatatatatatatatatgtatatatattgtaatatatatatatatgtatatatatatatatagtatatagtatagtgtaatatatatatatatatatgtatacatatgtgttatatatataatatatatatatatatatgtgtatatatatatatgtatatatatatatatatgtattatatatgtgtattatatatataatatgtgtgtatatattatatgtatatatatgtgtgtatatatatatatatatatgtgtgtatatatatatatgtatatatatgtgtatatatatatatgtatatatatatatatatatatatatatgtatatatatgtgtatatgatatatatatatatatatattatatttgtatctatatatatatatatatataatatatatgtgatatattatatatatatgtattttatataatatatatgtatatatgtgtatatatatatatgtatatattatatatgtgtatatctataatatgctgtatatatatgtgtatatatatatatatatgtatatatatatgtatatatatgtgtatatatatataattgtatatatatatatatatgttattatatatatagaatatatgtatatatatatatatatatatatatgtgtatatatatctatatatatagtgttatatatgtatatatatatgtatatatgtatatatatatatatatatatgtatatatatatatatatatatgtatatatatataatatatatatagtgtatatatataatatatattgtgtatatatataatatatatatatagaatatatgtatatatatatatatatatatatgtgtgtatatatatatatatgtgtgtatatatatatatatgtgtgtatatatataatatatatgtgtgtaatatatatatatgtgtgttgatatatatatatatatatatattatatataggtgttatatattatatatatatatatatatgatataatatatatatatatatgtgtatatatatatatatattatatatatatgtatatatatatatattatatattatatattattgtgtatatatatatatatatatatatgtgtatatatatatatatatgtgtatatatatatatatatatatgtgtatatatatataatatatatatgtgttatatatatatatatagtgtatatatatatatatataatatgtgtatatatatatatatatatgtgtatatatatatatatatatatatatatatatgtgtatatatatagatatatatatatatatatatatatagtgtatatatatatatatgtgtatatatatatggtgtatatatatatatatatgtgtatatatatatatatgtgtatatatatatatatatatgtgtataatatatatatgtgtatatatatatatatagtgtatatatatatatatatgtgtatatatatatatatatgtgtatatatatatatatgtgtatattatatatatatatgtatatatatatatataatgtgtatatatatatatatatatgtgtatatatatatatatatatgtatatatatatgtttgtgttttggtatttaaaaaatttctcaaaaaatCCCCCAAAAAACTGGTTTCCAATGAAGGAGTAAGATTCTACCTTTTATATAAGTTTGGCAACATTATTTCTGTGGTTGCATATAGATCCATGCATGGGGGTACTTACTTAAGAAGAGTGGcccccggtgcgcgcactcgcgtactcgcgctagcaagtcgtgactagtcgatccttactttgtgtttctgtttttaaaaaaattatctactttgtttaaaaagaatgatttattttgtgtcttatttactttgctaggtagtcgttgtaggatcgactagtgaCGACTAGCTAAGCGCTGACGCGCGAGCACGCCAGTGCGCACACCGGGACCAcccttcttaagtagtaccccaAGCATGTGTATGTCCACTTTTGATATTggtttgcatgcatgtacgtcCTTGACTGTTTAGATTTGTTTGTTTAGACTTCGGTATGGTTCTACCACCTAATGTTTTACACCTGTATTTCCTTAATTACCCTTGTTAATTATAGTCTAATTAGACTCTGCTCCTTAATGTTACGTATTCAAACACCCCCgcaataattacagatatgtatctagagcagtggttttcaaactttttgctggagcggaaccccaaggaaacattccactggctcggggaacccctctgcaataatttaatagtcttatgcacaggagaattaaaaattactgccgattttagcagtcttgtaacttcttgcggaaccctaaggttccgtggaaccctgattaaaaaaccactgatctagagttATGAGCCTGGTTGTAGTATTGGCGGAGGTAAACAATACGCACACCACTCGTTTTGGGCGTAACTCTAACCCCTATTCCTAATCCTAAACCCCGGGTGgggcgtattctttacctttcgCTGTAGTATTTACAGTTATTGCATATACCTGACATAGGCTGGCCGGATCATCATGATCCGATTCATTTGTTATTGGGAGCTTCTAGGCCCATACTACTGGTGATCATACGTGTCACTTggtttggtttcaatggctggatactcttcctattcACCAACCAGTTTAACATTTCCTCATAGTTTGAATAGTTCCCAGTGAGACACAACTTGAGCGGCCTCACAGCTCATCGTCTTCTCTGCTCGGTTGCTGACCACTTTACGCACTGTCCTAAGtttagtttttttctgtgacaccTGTAGAATACAGGTGGTTGTTGTCCTAATCTCTAATCCCTCGCCCaatatcagtggttcccaaccattttttttttttttacctatgaaccCCTGTGACTCCgatttggcgatccttcggtataagtacacacatggctttgtttacatttctgaagataacagaaacccttttctccctaaccctaacacaaaccctaacccctcatatatataaaaaaaaacaacactttcttggaatgtatccggtacttctggtacttataccgaagttatgCCCTCCAATTTTACTTGAATGAATCCTtaaagccatttgatgtttaaaaacccTATTAGACTTTTacagttaaatattattagggatggcataagaaaatgttaaagtatTTCGTGATAGTAGAAGTAGAGCCAGTTTattgcatataattttttttttacaacaaaatcttatatggactccagttgagaaccattgctgTAAAGGGATGTGAGGTGCTGTGTAGGCTTTtatattgtggcaccagcacaggtggtaGAGTGCCTTGTACATGGTAGATGTAGGACTGTCACAAGTACACTGCACCCCGTGAGACTTTCTTAATGGCACaccaatgaaaaattaccttggtTTTGTTTTAGTAGTGTAGCCTACTTGATGATCCATTTCTTGTTCGACCTGCTTCTAGAGTAAAGGTTTCCCACGTCTGGGTGTGGAGAGTATTTAGTAGCCTATGAAGTATACACAGTAACTTAAGAAGggtgtgattgagagagagagctaaAGCAGTGACAGCAGAAAGGTCAGAAAAGGTTGAGTAGGGAGATAAGACTGTAAGTGGAGAAAGTATGCAGTGACCGAGGCTGGTAGATTTACTTAGCTGGCTTAAGCGAGGTggataggagagagagaagagtgacatGAGAAAGACCTGAGTGTATGGCTAAAAGGAGGAAGAGTGTGATAGAAAGACGGGGTTATGTAAGAAGGTTAgtgagtagtgatgatggtggatgagATAAAGGCAAGAACAGGTGATTAGCGGCAATAGGAGTTACACAGAGGAGCATGACAACAGATATAGCATAAGGTCCAAGAGTgtgttgttgtttcttccttctcgagccatgcctggctcataagggctggtttcccggtttccttggcgtatgggttccccacctggatgggacgccagtccgtcgcaggtgagctgcaagatgcaggaggaaagagtgagagaaagttgtggcgaaagagtcagcagaagtttgccattaccttctgccggagccgcgtggagcttaggtgtttcgctcataaacacacacatcacccggtctgagaattgaacccacgatcctgtcgaccgcgagtccgctgttctaaccactaagccatgtacctccacaaggTCTAAGAGTGTGCTGGGTACAGTCTTTCACACACGGGCCTAGTGAAGGGCACGTTAGACAGATAAGGATGATGACTGCCACAGCCTCATTACTCTTTttactaagttgttttactaaattctttgttatatttaaaattaattgaaagaaacacagagcatctcaaaataacgaaagggttaagaatggcatccaaccattgaaaccaagccaaaacggaCTATGGAACTTGGTACAGCCCCTAGACatgccagtttctgtcaaaccgcccaacccatgccagcatggaaaatggatgttaaatgctgctgatgatgatgaatacaaccTCCTCGTTAAGTTGGAGATGAAGACTACCTTATGATACTAATACTGCTTCTGGTaccattaattatttttttaaacatggtatttatatatttttattcaatttttttttttgactggtTACTGgagtgcggtcatgctggagcactaccttaaggGTTTTTTTAATGCCTTTCAACCCCAGTAATTAATTTTAAGTTGGGTATTCCACTTATGATCAATGTTTATTTGTTGAACTGCTGAGTTAGGATACACCCTTGGCATTAAGTGGCATAAACgatcatatatacactcacacatggatgtgtatgtgtgtgtatatatatgtgtgttaggaggcacaagcacttacacacacacacacatgtgcgcacacacacacacacacacacacacacacacgtgcacacatgacTGTAACTTCCTCCTACCAACTTcgatcacaaggctttggtcagtccgaggctatagcagaagacacttacccaaggtgccacacagtgggattgaacccgaaaccatgtggctgggaagcaagcttcctaactacacagccatgcctgtgccgaGGGGCCGCACCACACTCCagtgaaaccatgccaaaatcagactggagtctgttgcagcccctcagcttgccagccctgctcagactgtccaacccatgccagcatggacagcagatgttgaatgatgaggatgatgatgaggattgtatgtatgtatgtatgcaggcatatatGTTTGGCCTTGGGTACTTGGAAACGGATAAGGGTTGGcgatgggaagggcatccagccatagaaaatctgcttcattgAATTCCATCTCTACCCATGCAACCTTGGAAAAGTGGAGATTAAAACGATGacagtgatgctgctgctgctgatgatgatgacacacacacacacatacatatatacatacatacatacatagtctgcCAAAAAGATGTAAACACATTTCTGGAAGGGAAAAATCTGTTATGAATATTTAACTTGTATAAGTACCCCTATAAATATAGACACCTCTTTCAATGTTTTATCGAACTGCAATaacactgaattaaaatatttatgtagattttccttttctgtagtgtgtatatatttttttggtggactctgtttatacacacacactgctatgCTTCATCTTTAACATCTGTCAATACCTACCCCCACCTCATCTCATTCACTGTAGTCATCCCTTCATAACTCTGACTTCCATCTCTGTCCCTGtaccactctccttctctctctcctctctctcccccacctcacataccatctctctctctctctctattgtctGATCTCTCTGCAGGCTTATTACAACTGCTGTTCTCTATCCTACCTTCATCACCACTTACCACCTCCTGCATCCTCAGCTGTTTCTTTTACCTTCTTCCAGCACAACTTATTCTTgccagcagagtgaactggagcaacttgacataaagtgtcttgctcaaggacacaacacactgacaggaattgaactcacgacctcacaACCACGAGCTAAAACCCCTAATCACTTAGCatgcaccttacacacacacacacacacacacacacacacagagctttgcTAGAGTTATTAAGCATGTCAGCAGTTGTCCTTGATGGACAAGGTGTCTTCCTTTTCTTatctttatttgttctatttacgATACAGCTGTCAAAGGAATGACAGATgtacaataaatatacatgtgtgtgtgtatgtatatctatctacctgtatcacacacacacaggtaatttCTTCTCCCTTGTGCACAACTTTTGTTCACAGCATTTGAATGCGATGCTGCATCAGCAGTAATTGTGCATGTCACCTTCATGTTTGACAATGTGGGGGACTTACCCAAAATACACTCTGCTAGAGTTATCAACCATGTCAGCAGTTATCCTTGATGGACAAGGTGCTTTCCTTGTCTTCTTATCCTTAATTGTTCTATTTATGATATTACCTGTCAAAGGAATGACAGCTATAcggtaaatatacatgtgtgtgtatgtatacctatcttatatatatatatatatattatggagatgtacttgcatagcaagtgacccgatctgtgatcgtgtgctggaacgaaaacagttgcaacgtggaaggtgtttataagccatttaagaaacacacaaaaaccgttagattcacttcaacaattaaatttaatttgtcaaaatattttcgttgctttgagaccgcgacctgttcactgacaaaattccatgctgcatatatatatcaaaataagcaacaaggatatccagaggtaatgcagtacgatcgtttcatgcgactccctagagaataaaagaattacattgcttattgctattgttgtagcAGAGTGAACTCAGGGAGAAAATACTTAAAGCTTTCTATAATCTGGAGTGGCAGAAGAAAATGACAATGGAGGGGTCAAGAAAGAGTAATGGTGATGTAGCTACATTCATCTTTTGTCACAATCAAAAGATCCAATGCAGCGAGTATTCTACGCCTCCTTAGAATAAAAAAACCCGTTTGGAATTGGGAGTTGGGTTCTTGCTGTTggtgataaatgaatgaattgtCAGATACTCTTTCCTGCTCCCGTTTTATTGTGACCATAAAACCAGCCATGTTTACATAAAAAGAACATgaatagagaaagagggaaggcagaagactacacacacacacacacacacacacacatatacgcacacacacacacgcatgcacacacgcacatgcatatacatacaactagaGAAAGGACTTTATTTGTAGATTTAATGTTTTATGAGCGAACACAATACTGAGATCAATggatcaatgaaatcaactaaTGTTGGGTGTATGGTaaagggtgtttgtgtgtgtctgtatgtatataaatacacacacccatatatatatgtgtgtgtgcgtgtttacatatgtatgtgtatttttatatgtgtgtgtatatatataaatatatatatatatatatatatatataccacacacacacacatatatatatatatatatatatatatatctatatatatatatatatattatctatatatatacatatatatatatactgttgtgtctggggagagtaattttctttttgtgccttataatttgacacactcatcggtaaaatttccacttatttctttctattttcctgaaaattttcgttgtgtcttgcagccttttctgactattgaaaaggttgcaagacggaacgaaaatttttaggaaaatagaaaataagtggaaattttaccggtgagtgtgtcaaattataaggcacaaaaagaaaatgactctccccagacacaacagaatatgcttcaacacacgaactcacataaagaatcttacaaaccaaatctaaagcttatataaaaataccattattattatttacatgtatatatatataaatgtggcacataaaaagcaccatccgtctgtggccgtctgccagctgcgggtggcatgtaaaaagcacccactacactcacggagtggttggcgttaggaagggcatccagccgtagaaacactgccagatcagactgggcctgatgcagccttctggcttcacagaccccagttgaaccgtccaacccatgctagcatggaaagcggacgctaaatgatgatgatgatatatatacatgcacacacacacacacacacacatacactctctctctctctcttggagtggttggtgttaggaagggcatccagctgtagaaacattgccagatcagattggagcctggtgcagccactggctctccagacctcagtcaaactgttcaacccatgccagcatggaaaacggacgttaaacaatgatgatgatgataatctatatatacacttacatatatgcacatagttGTGCAGCAAATTGACAAATTGACTTTTTTATTATAcataataaaatgttatttttttattgagcTGGCTGATCTGCCCAGCTTGATACAATAAAGTGTTTGACTTGACATATCAATCTTTGTATAATGCTATTTATTCTGGCTGCATTCTTTCCGCTAACCCATTTTGTCTTCCTCATAACAGCCGGTGTCAGGTGTcaccattctctttctctcttacttgtttcagtcatttgactgcggccatgctggagcaccgcctttagtcgagcaaatcgacaccgggacttattctttgtaagcccagtacttatgctatcggtctcttttgccgaaccgctaagtgacgggcacgtaaacacaccagcatcggttgtcaagcaatgctagagggaaaaacacagacacacaaacatatacacacacatacatatatatatatacatatatacgacaggcttctttcagtttccatctaccaaatccactcacaaggctttggtcggcccgaggctatagtagaagacacttgcccaagatgccacgcagtgggactgaacccagaaccatgtggttggttagcaagctacttaccacacagccactcctgcggctattatcatcatcatcattaatatctgtGTTCcgtgcaggcatgggttggactgtttgacaggatctTATAAACTTAAGGGCCCATGCTGTGCTCCAGTGTCTATGTTGGCCGGACGCCCTTTCTAATGCTGACCCTTTTACTGGATGTACcagatgcttcttttttttttttcgcttttgtgtttttgttttacatgtcacctgtccTTGTGAGGTTGCCATACAGCTTGCAAGATGAAGAAAACCCTGAGGGAGGTAGCTTTATGCTAAGAGATGATAGTATAACCTTTAAGTATACAAACCAGCCACATCTAGCCAAAATATCGTGCCTATTTTGCATTCAAACTGGcctgatccagcctctcacatttaccctacaatgtcattcttaaaacacACAATctcaaattaaaatttcaaagctacaagataatgcataattaattcagaaTAACGCAAATAAGTAAGAATTACTATTAGCTTAGTAATCTGAATAGCAAAAGGTCAGCTCTTAAAGAATCTGTTAATACTTTTCTCACTTTCTACTTTTGTTGCCATCTGTTGCATAAGTACTCCATAAATTTATCTCAGGATGTTCCAAGTCAGTTATTGACATAAGGTTTTATGGTCACAGCATCATACATGTTGAAATTGTCGTGATAATAAATCAGTAGGAATGCAGTGTGTTTCTAATTATCAATGATATGACattttttgtattgtatttaaaaattgggttggaattcaat comes from the Octopus sinensis linkage group LG26, ASM634580v1, whole genome shotgun sequence genome and includes:
- the LOC115224677 gene encoding N-acetylgalactosaminyltransferase 7-like, with product WGFLYKESKVPQKELDKRTHNSEPYWSPTHAGGLFAIDRKYFFELGGYDPGLQIWGGENFELSFKIWMCGGSIEWVPCSRVGHVYRNYMPYGFGKITSKIPIVLLNYMRVVEVWLDEDFKQYFYRREPSVEGYPVTNISDQLTFKKEHKCKSFSWFMDNIAYEVYDKFPPPPENKAWGEIHLKSGGSLCWDTYGQPPGGGPIGVSGCHHFGGNQLFRLNVQGQMAMGERCIDSGNGDTLHVQFCDIQPNGPWSWDEKTGLIMNKNRNSCVESGHDSRLHLKTCNEQVANQQWIIKMIWSWK